The following coding sequences lie in one Timaviella obliquedivisa GSE-PSE-MK23-08B genomic window:
- a CDS encoding NifU family protein: MQTLELTSENVEKVLDEMRPYLISDGGNVELVELEGPIVKLRLQGACGSCPSSAMTLRMGIERKLRETIPEIAEVEQVF, from the coding sequence ATGCAAACATTGGAACTCACGTCTGAAAACGTGGAAAAGGTTTTGGATGAAATGCGCCCCTACCTGATTTCAGATGGTGGCAACGTGGAATTGGTGGAGTTGGAAGGTCCAATCGTAAAGCTACGGCTTCAGGGCGCTTGCGGCTCTTGTCCAAGTTCGGCAATGACGTTGCGAATGGGGATTGAGCGGAAGCTACGGGAAACGATCCCTGAGATTGCTGAGGTTGAACAAGTTTTTTAA
- a CDS encoding glycoside hydrolase, translating to MPHPLYVAFIWHQHQPLYKSRLAGEYRLPWVRLHGTKDYLDLVLMLERYPKLHQTVNLVPSLMMQIEDYVAGTAFDPYLSLALMPTEMLERQQRRFIVEHFFDANYRTLIAPHPRYAELYNQRQDKGQDWCLENWTLQDFGDLLAWHNLAWIDPLFWHDPEIAQWLEQGKGFNLSDRQRIYSKQREILSRIIPQHRLMQETGQLEVTTTPYTHPILPLLADTNAGRVAVPNMTLPQQRFQWEEDIPRHLSKAKVMYQERFGCNPRGLWPSEQSVSPIILPYVAEQGFQWLCSDEAVLGWTTQHFFHRDGSGTVEDPELLYRPYRLNTPNGDLSIVFRDHRLSDLVGFTYSAMEPQKAAADLVGHLESIARSLKHHQLEQSTVLENPWLVTIALDGENCWEYYAQDGKPFLESLYQKLSDHDTVELVTVSEFIEKFPATVTLPSDRLHSGSWVDGNFTTWIGDPAKNRAWDLLTTARQVLANHPEATEENNPDAWEALYAAEGSDWFWWFGVGHSSNQDAMFDQLFREHLAALYESLNEPVPVEIRRPIEVHTAQGAHNPSGFIHPIVDGNGNEQDWDKAGRIDIGGTRGTMHQSSTVQRLWYGVDHLNLYLRLDFKPGAKPGADFPPELHLLWFYPDRQMKNSPAPIAELPDELPVSYLFHHHLGVHLTTQSTWFQEAVENYQWHSRPTRAQVAFNTCLEIALPWADLHQVEPDWALRLVVVLADEGRYIGSIPEDSLLSIDVP from the coding sequence ATGCCGCATCCTCTTTATGTCGCTTTCATTTGGCATCAGCATCAGCCGCTTTACAAGAGCCGCCTAGCGGGAGAATATCGCCTTCCTTGGGTGCGATTGCATGGTACGAAGGATTATTTAGATTTGGTGCTGATGTTGGAGCGGTATCCGAAGTTGCACCAAACGGTAAATTTGGTGCCTTCGTTGATGATGCAAATTGAAGATTATGTAGCAGGAACAGCGTTTGATCCCTACCTATCATTGGCGTTGATGCCGACAGAGATGTTAGAGCGGCAGCAACGACGGTTTATTGTTGAACATTTTTTTGATGCTAATTATCGGACGTTGATTGCGCCCCATCCGCGCTATGCCGAACTGTACAATCAGCGGCAAGATAAAGGTCAGGATTGGTGTTTAGAGAATTGGACTTTGCAGGATTTTGGAGATCTGCTGGCTTGGCACAACTTGGCGTGGATTGATCCCCTATTTTGGCATGACCCAGAAATTGCTCAATGGCTAGAGCAGGGTAAAGGGTTTAACTTGAGCGATCGCCAGCGCATTTATTCCAAGCAACGCGAAATCCTCAGCCGCATCATTCCTCAACATCGCCTGATGCAAGAAACAGGACAGCTTGAGGTCACTACGACTCCTTATACTCACCCCATTCTGCCGCTGTTAGCCGATACTAATGCTGGACGAGTGGCAGTACCCAATATGACCTTGCCCCAGCAGCGCTTTCAATGGGAGGAGGATATTCCTCGGCATTTGAGCAAAGCCAAGGTTATGTACCAAGAGCGATTCGGCTGCAACCCTAGGGGGCTATGGCCTTCTGAACAGTCGGTTAGCCCGATTATTTTGCCCTATGTTGCGGAACAGGGTTTCCAATGGCTGTGTTCTGATGAGGCGGTTTTGGGCTGGACGACGCAGCATTTCTTCCATCGAGATGGGTCGGGGACTGTCGAAGATCCAGAGTTGCTTTACCGTCCGTATCGTCTCAACACGCCCAACGGTGATTTGTCGATCGTCTTCCGCGACCACCGCTTGTCTGACCTAGTAGGCTTTACCTACAGCGCTATGGAGCCGCAGAAGGCAGCAGCAGATTTGGTAGGACATTTAGAATCGATCGCCCGTTCTCTGAAACATCATCAGCTTGAACAAAGCACGGTTTTAGAAAATCCTTGGCTGGTAACGATCGCCCTGGATGGCGAAAACTGCTGGGAATATTATGCGCAAGATGGTAAGCCGTTTTTAGAATCGCTCTACCAAAAGTTGAGCGACCATGACACTGTTGAACTAGTGACGGTTTCAGAGTTTATTGAGAAATTTCCGGCAACCGTGACCCTGCCGAGCGATCGCCTCCACAGCGGCTCTTGGGTCGATGGCAACTTTACGACTTGGATTGGTGATCCCGCCAAGAATCGCGCCTGGGATCTGCTAACCACTGCTCGCCAAGTATTAGCCAACCATCCCGAAGCCACTGAAGAAAATAATCCTGATGCCTGGGAAGCGTTGTATGCCGCAGAAGGCTCGGACTGGTTCTGGTGGTTTGGAGTGGGGCATAGCTCTAACCAAGATGCCATGTTCGACCAGCTATTCCGCGAACATTTGGCGGCTTTGTACGAATCTCTGAATGAACCTGTCCCTGTCGAAATTCGTCGCCCTATAGAAGTTCACACCGCCCAAGGTGCTCACAACCCTAGCGGCTTCATTCACCCTATCGTGGATGGCAATGGCAATGAGCAAGATTGGGATAAAGCCGGGCGCATTGATATTGGCGGTACTCGGGGCACGATGCACCAAAGCAGCACTGTTCAGCGCCTCTGGTATGGGGTCGATCACCTCAACCTGTATTTGCGCCTGGACTTTAAGCCTGGAGCCAAGCCCGGAGCCGATTTTCCGCCTGAGCTTCATCTGCTTTGGTTTTATCCCGATCGCCAGATGAAGAATAGTCCCGCCCCGATCGCCGAACTGCCCGACGAACTACCTGTCAGCTATCTATTCCACCACCATCTGGGTGTTCATCTCACAACTCAATCAACCTGGTTTCAAGAAGCCGTCGAGAATTATCAGTGGCACTCACGCCCCACTCGCGCCCAGGTTGCTTTCAACACCTGCCTAGAGATTGCCTTGCCTTGGGCAGATCTGCATCAGGTCGAACCAGACTGGGCGCTCCGTCTAGTTGTCGTTTTAGCCGATGAGGGGCGCTACATCGGATCAATTCCAGAAGATTCACTGCTTTCCATAGATGTTCCTTAA